In a single window of the Campylobacter iguaniorum genome:
- a CDS encoding sulfate adenylyltransferase has translation MISQRKNNTIQISQEAYGTLILIQNQIFGKFTRLMDEHEAGIVKKTGYFGKNPMPYAFTFAPFGKRNQETINNAKPGDKIDILKDGVVVGHIITGSTFKLKKEDVGISIFAAKNISLNDNILAGEMAISGEFEIYDTTLRDIKNKVHTLIKEKHIKKITAMTLTADPFHRLHERLVRMTIDKADMTIIFLIRTFDSDKRLSFDLRKKTLEYFRDNFLPMDRVVIVPFENTYLFSDHINPVLECITAKNFGATKLVVGQNHAGIGMFFNDNQANTVLDKYAKELDLELIVVPEYIYCNQCRTIVSTKTCPHGQHHHIKYHANTLNTLLFEGIMPPAILMRKEISAIILNELFPNRFSNLQKIYDDLFPNLGILEKHGQTEFYEELMKLYQTTSLT, from the coding sequence ATGATATCGCAAAGAAAAAATAACACTATACAAATAAGCCAAGAAGCTTATGGCACTTTGATACTAATACAAAATCAAATTTTTGGTAAATTTACCAGACTTATGGACGAACATGAAGCCGGAATAGTCAAAAAAACAGGATATTTTGGCAAAAATCCTATGCCTTATGCCTTTACATTTGCACCGTTTGGTAAAAGAAACCAAGAGACAATCAATAATGCAAAACCAGGCGATAAGATAGATATACTAAAAGATGGTGTAGTAGTCGGTCATATAATCACTGGCTCGACTTTTAAACTCAAAAAAGAAGATGTAGGAATAAGCATATTTGCTGCTAAAAATATATCGCTAAATGATAATATTTTGGCTGGGGAAATGGCGATAAGTGGCGAATTTGAGATTTACGATACGACTTTAAGAGATATAAAAAACAAAGTTCATACCCTAATCAAAGAAAAACATATAAAAAAAATCACTGCTATGACTCTTACTGCAGATCCATTCCATAGGCTTCATGAAAGACTAGTAAGAATGACTATAGATAAAGCTGATATGACTATTATATTTTTGATTAGAACATTTGATAGCGATAAAAGGCTTAGCTTCGATCTTAGGAAAAAAACTCTTGAGTACTTTAGAGATAACTTCTTGCCTATGGATAGAGTCGTGATAGTGCCTTTTGAAAATACCTATCTCTTTAGCGATCATATAAATCCAGTTTTAGAGTGCATAACTGCTAAAAACTTTGGAGCTACAAAGCTAGTCGTAGGACAAAATCACGCGGGTATTGGTATGTTTTTTAACGATAATCAAGCAAATACCGTACTTGATAAATACGCCAAAGAACTCGACCTCGAGCTTATCGTCGTTCCTGAGTATATTTACTGTAATCAGTGCAGAACCATAGTCAGCACAAAAACTTGCCCACACGGACAACACCATCATATAAAATACCACGCAAATACGCTAAATACACTGCTCTTTGAAGGCATTATGCCACCAGCAATTCTAATGAGAAAAGAGATATCAGCTATCATATTAAATGAGCTATTCCCAAATCGCTTTAGTAATTTGCAAAAAATCTACGATGATCTATTTCCAAATTTAGGAATATTAGAAAAGCACGGTCAAACAGAGTTTTATGAAGAGCTTATGAAACTGTATCAAACAACATCACTTACTTAG
- the ccsA gene encoding cytochrome c biogenesis protein CcsA translates to MNVLKKVFLSMGSALVLFLIFAVASGVATIIESKYNTQTAWAIVYGAPWFALIQLLLGINLAYNIFKYRIFTLKKLPAFIFHVSFLFILLGSALTRYIGFEGNMHIRENEQSNEISTMQSYIQLKAIDDDKTYMVSEPMYISSTGTNSFKLSVDVAGKPATLTYKSFVPNAVQSWEENKNGEAVLEVMFSDEANSRSVAFGEGENAEVGDISFTFNAEPKQEKYIKVTLEDGKFFIQTNQNVSYMQMNDMSKGVLEKDKKVPFEGLRLYSLDGVNFAPKTMLASAIMSAKQADSNTQGVDAIIANLNYDGVDMQVPLFSYTSPIGINIKDKHFALSWTPMMIKLPFALHLKDFELKRYPGSNSPMSYSSSVIVKDGDMNMDYDIYMNHVLDHKGYRFFQSSYDMDEKGTVLSVNSDPGKLPTYIGYFLLGLGLLLNVINPNSRFRKLARNVNEANAKNLAAIFMVFSVLFFATDSSAYNSLPGISAEHAKNLSTIIVQSADGRMKPFDTTSHEILNKIYRSDNYNGMDANQVILSMMTDSAYWRNVPLVKITDKELKKLLGIPVNQKYASFNDFFANSNTQNMEYKLIKHSELANRKSPAARNQFDKDVIKADEKLNIVYMVFMGELFRVIPKQDDANNSWFSPAGATMSFASEEAKEVTGMLKNYFEGVYSGQSTGNWKKADDALQVLKDYQAKYGAAVMPSQSKIDIELAFNKYKIFQNLTPVYLLAGFALLIVVFIRMIRPKLRFNLVFKVVYVVNILAFVIHTIGLGLRWYIAEHAPWSDSYESMVFIAWSLALSGMVFARSSAISLALTSILAGVTLFVAHLSWLDPQITTLVPVLQSYWLTIHVSVITASYGFLGLCSLLGFFTLILFALQGKKENPELSRNILEATRINEMAMILGLSLLVFGNFLGGVWANESWGRYWGWDSKETWALVSILVYAAIVHMRFVAKVNSQYAFAVASMFGYSSIIMTYFGVNFYLAGMHSYAAGDPVPVPDFVWITILVMVIVSLLAYRKKGFSKHL, encoded by the coding sequence ATGAACGTTTTAAAAAAAGTTTTTTTGAGTATGGGTTCAGCCTTAGTGCTTTTTTTGATATTTGCTGTTGCAAGTGGAGTAGCAACTATCATAGAAAGTAAATACAATACACAAACTGCGTGGGCGATAGTGTATGGCGCTCCTTGGTTTGCGCTAATTCAGCTTCTTTTAGGTATAAATTTAGCATATAATATATTTAAATATAGAATTTTTACCCTAAAAAAACTTCCAGCATTTATATTTCATGTGAGTTTTCTTTTTATTCTTTTGGGTTCAGCTCTGACAAGATATATTGGCTTTGAGGGCAATATGCACATAAGAGAAAATGAACAAAGCAATGAAATCTCTACAATGCAAAGCTATATTCAGCTAAAAGCTATAGATGATGATAAGACATATATGGTTTCAGAGCCGATGTATATATCAAGCACAGGAACAAATAGCTTTAAACTAAGTGTAGATGTAGCTGGAAAACCGGCAACTTTAACATACAAAAGTTTTGTCCCAAATGCCGTCCAGTCTTGGGAAGAAAATAAAAATGGCGAGGCTGTTTTAGAAGTCATGTTTTCAGATGAGGCAAATAGCCGTAGCGTAGCATTTGGCGAGGGTGAAAATGCTGAGGTCGGAGATATAAGCTTTACATTTAACGCAGAGCCAAAACAAGAAAAATATATCAAAGTAACCTTAGAAGATGGTAAATTTTTTATACAAACAAACCAAAATGTAAGCTATATGCAGATGAATGACATGAGTAAGGGCGTTTTAGAAAAAGATAAAAAAGTTCCTTTTGAGGGGCTTAGACTTTATAGTTTAGATGGCGTAAATTTCGCTCCAAAAACTATGCTTGCTTCAGCTATAATGAGTGCAAAACAAGCCGATAGCAATACTCAAGGCGTGGACGCTATCATAGCAAATTTAAACTATGATGGTGTTGATATGCAAGTTCCATTATTTAGCTATACAAGTCCAATTGGTATAAATATAAAAGACAAGCATTTTGCCTTGTCTTGGACTCCTATGATGATAAAGCTTCCATTTGCTTTGCATCTTAAAGATTTTGAACTCAAAAGATACCCTGGCTCAAACTCTCCTATGAGTTATAGTAGTAGTGTTATCGTAAAAGATGGAGATATGAATATGGATTATGATATCTATATGAACCACGTTTTAGATCATAAAGGTTATAGATTTTTCCAAAGTAGCTATGATATGGATGAAAAGGGAACTGTGCTGTCTGTAAATAGCGATCCAGGTAAACTTCCTACATATATAGGCTATTTCTTGCTTGGACTTGGACTTTTACTAAATGTCATCAATCCAAACTCAAGATTTAGAAAACTAGCTCGCAATGTAAATGAAGCAAATGCGAAAAATTTAGCTGCTATTTTCATGGTATTTAGTGTTTTGTTTTTTGCTACAGATTCTAGTGCTTACAACTCTTTGCCAGGCATAAGTGCTGAGCATGCAAAAAATCTCTCAACTATCATAGTTCAAAGTGCAGATGGTAGAATGAAGCCATTTGACACAACTAGTCATGAGATATTAAATAAAATTTACAGAAGTGATAATTATAATGGAATGGACGCAAATCAAGTTATCTTGTCTATGATGACTGACTCTGCTTACTGGAGAAACGTTCCATTAGTCAAAATCACAGATAAAGAGCTTAAAAAACTTCTAGGAATCCCAGTAAATCAAAAATATGCTAGTTTTAATGACTTTTTTGCAAATAGCAATACTCAAAATATGGAATATAAGCTTATAAAACACAGCGAACTTGCAAATAGAAAATCTCCAGCTGCTAGAAATCAGTTTGATAAAGATGTAATAAAAGCAGATGAAAAACTAAATATTGTTTATATGGTCTTTATGGGTGAGCTTTTTAGAGTTATTCCAAAACAAGATGATGCGAACAACTCTTGGTTTTCTCCAGCAGGGGCTACAATGAGCTTTGCTAGTGAAGAGGCTAAAGAAGTAACAGGAATGCTAAAAAATTACTTTGAGGGCGTTTATAGCGGTCAAAGTACTGGCAATTGGAAAAAGGCTGATGATGCTTTGCAAGTTCTAAAAGACTATCAAGCAAAATACGGCGCAGCCGTTATGCCAAGTCAAAGCAAAATAGATATCGAGCTTGCATTTAATAAATATAAAATTTTTCAAAATTTAACTCCAGTTTATCTACTAGCTGGTTTTGCTCTTTTGATAGTTGTATTTATCAGAATGATAAGACCAAAACTAAGATTTAATTTGGTATTTAAAGTAGTTTATGTAGTAAATATCTTAGCCTTTGTGATTCATACAATCGGACTTGGACTTAGATGGTATATAGCAGAACACGCTCCATGGAGTGATAGCTACGAAAGTATGGTATTCATCGCATGGTCATTGGCGCTTAGTGGTATGGTATTTGCAAGAAGCTCGGCTATATCTTTAGCGCTTACTTCTATACTAGCTGGTGTGACACTATTTGTTGCGCATTTAAGCTGGTTAGATCCACAAATCACTACACTAGTTCCAGTTTTGCAAAGCTACTGGCTGACAATTCACGTTAGTGTTATCACTGCTAGTTATGGATTTTTAGGGCTCTGTTCATTGCTTGGCTTCTTTACTCTTATTCTTTTTGCATTACAAGGCAAAAAAGAAAATCCAGAGCTTTCAAGAAATATACTTGAAGCAACTCGCATAAATGAAATGGCGATGATTTTGGGTCTTAGCTTGCTTGTATTTGGTAACTTCTTAGGTGGCGTTTGGGCAAATGAGAGCTGGGGACGCTACTGGGGCTGGGATAGTAAGGAGACTTGGGCTTTAGTAAGCATACTTGTTTACGCTGCTATCGTGCATATGAGATTTGTTGCTAAAGTAAATTCTCAATATGCATTTGCAGTGGCTTCTATGTTTGGTTATAGCTCTATTATCATGACATATTTTGGTGTGAATTTCTACCTTGCAGGTATGCATAGTTACGCTGCTGGAGATCCGGTTCCAGTGCCTGATTTTGTCTGGATAACTATTTTGGTTATGGTAATAGTTAGCTTGCTTGCTTATAGAAAAAAAGGCTTTAGTAAGCATTTGTAG
- a CDS encoding branched-chain amino acid ABC transporter permease has translation MSKFKILHVLFFALAIGFLFLSHYYFAEYTQSIVNNIAIFIILAISYNLINGVTGQFSLEPNGFVAVGAYVAALLLLNADSKLYQFDAEEPAGIILALHTTNFILTMIISGVCATILALILAMPVFRVRGDYLAIVTLGFGFIIQLLAVNFPAYTNGSLGLNEVMKVAENGDTSRYTNIFYSGGVAIIAVIVILNLIYSKFGRAMKAVRDDEDAALAMGVNTFKIKTMAFSVSAFFEGVGGALLVGLLGSVSPDQFTFFFTFQLLIIIVLGGLGSTTGAILGTILVMGGSEWLRFLDEPMNLLGYQTEAYPGLRMVVFSVILIFVMLFARRGIMGQMELTDILNKFKKASK, from the coding sequence ATGAGTAAATTTAAGATTTTGCATGTTTTGTTTTTTGCTTTGGCTATTGGATTTTTATTTTTGTCTCATTACTACTTTGCAGAATATACTCAAAGTATAGTAAATAATATAGCTATTTTTATCATTTTAGCTATTAGTTACAACCTTATAAACGGCGTTACAGGGCAGTTTAGTCTTGAGCCAAATGGCTTTGTGGCTGTTGGGGCTTACGTGGCGGCGTTACTGCTTTTGAACGCTGATTCGAAGCTTTATCAGTTTGACGCTGAAGAGCCTGCTGGTATCATACTAGCCTTGCATACGACAAATTTTATCTTAACGATGATAATAAGTGGCGTTTGTGCTACTATTTTGGCTCTTATTTTAGCTATGCCAGTATTTAGGGTGCGTGGGGATTATCTTGCTATCGTGACTTTGGGATTTGGATTTATTATCCAGCTTTTAGCTGTTAATTTCCCAGCCTATACAAATGGTTCACTTGGACTAAATGAGGTTATGAAAGTCGCCGAAAATGGGGATACGAGCAGATATACAAATATATTTTATAGTGGTGGTGTGGCGATAATCGCTGTTATAGTGATATTAAATTTGATTTATTCTAAATTTGGTAGAGCCATGAAAGCAGTGCGTGATGATGAAGACGCAGCACTAGCAATGGGCGTGAATACCTTTAAGATAAAAACAATGGCATTTAGCGTTAGTGCGTTTTTTGAAGGAGTTGGTGGGGCGCTTTTAGTGGGGCTTTTAGGAAGCGTTAGCCCAGATCAATTTACATTTTTCTTCACATTCCAGCTACTTATAATTATAGTTCTTGGTGGTCTTGGAAGCACGACTGGAGCTATTCTTGGAACGATTTTGGTAATGGGGGGAAGTGAGTGGCTGAGATTCCTTGATGAGCCTATGAACTTGCTTGGTTATCAAACTGAGGCTTATCCTGGACTTAGAATGGTTGTATTTTCTGTGATACTTATATTCGTGATGCTTTTTGCAAGACGCGGTATAATGGGACAAATGGAGCTTACAGATATACTTAACAAATTTAAAAAGGCTTCAAAATGA
- a CDS encoding branched-chain amino acid ABC transporter permease, whose translation MDSVLFFQQMVNGFSLGSMYALIAIGYTMVYGVLRLINFAHGDIMMVGAYAALFSMTSFTLPFPFALLFAVTVAAVLGVATDKIAYKPLRKAPRISLLITAIGISFLLENLFQVIFGGAPRSFNVPEYLEQVVSIGDVNLAVSAILVPIITLVLLACVLFILYKTKYGMAIRALAFDIQTVNLMGIDANMIISIVFALGSSLAAIGGVFWALNYPSVDPLMGVLIGLKAFAAAVLGGIGSVGGAVLGGFIIGFTEVVAVAFFPDLAGFKDAFAFIFLILVLLFKPTGILGYDFEKSRF comes from the coding sequence ATGGATAGTGTATTATTTTTTCAGCAGATGGTAAATGGCTTTAGTCTTGGATCCATGTATGCTTTGATCGCCATAGGTTATACTATGGTTTATGGTGTTTTAAGACTTATAAACTTCGCTCACGGCGATATCATGATGGTTGGTGCTTATGCGGCACTTTTTTCTATGACGAGCTTCACTTTGCCGTTTCCTTTCGCGCTTTTGTTTGCAGTGACAGTAGCAGCCGTGCTTGGCGTGGCTACAGATAAAATCGCCTATAAACCACTTCGCAAAGCCCCACGCATTTCGCTTCTTATAACTGCGATTGGTATTAGCTTTTTGCTTGAAAATTTATTTCAAGTTATTTTTGGTGGTGCGCCAAGATCTTTTAATGTGCCTGAGTATTTGGAACAAGTAGTTAGCATAGGTGATGTGAATTTAGCAGTGAGTGCTATTTTGGTGCCTATCATCACGCTCGTGCTTCTAGCTTGTGTGCTTTTCATACTTTACAAGACCAAATACGGCATGGCAATTCGTGCACTTGCTTTTGATATCCAAACTGTAAATTTAATGGGAATTGATGCAAATATGATTATTTCTATCGTTTTTGCTCTTGGCTCATCTTTGGCTGCTATTGGCGGAGTTTTTTGGGCGTTAAACTATCCAAGCGTTGATCCTTTAATGGGCGTTTTGATTGGTCTTAAAGCCTTTGCTGCTGCGGTTTTAGGCGGTATAGGAAGCGTGGGTGGAGCTGTGCTTGGTGGATTTATTATAGGATTTACTGAGGTTGTAGCAGTTGCATTTTTCCCTGATTTAGCTGGATTTAAAGACGCTTTTGCCTTTATATTTTTGATTTTGGTATTGCTCTTTAAGCCAACTGGAATACTTGGATATGACTTTGAAAAGAGTAGGTTCTAG
- a CDS encoding ABC transporter substrate-binding protein, with protein MKKISLITSIALLAASSLMAKEVKVGVIMPITGAVAAYGQTAWAGIEMANKLEPTLKNGDTVKLVLVDNKGDKVETTTAATRLVTDDKVAGLIGAMVTGNTQQVLQIADEKKVPMIAPAATADKLLDRAKYGARVTFMDSFQGTSFATYAAKSLNLKTAVVVVDQSTSYSIGLAKAFKKQYEKDGGKILKELKISSGDKDFKAIVSQIGSLNPSLVYMPFYHPEAALIVRQAKQIGLNTQFASGDGVSNDTFIELAGDAANGYFYTDAFDSTNPPTAKSKEFVAAYVKEKNSSDIPGFTALGADSYFLMIDAMNRCENPEDKECVNKQIKSTKNFEGVSGIINIDPKGNAVRSVVIKEIKGGKAVYKDTVNP; from the coding sequence ATGAAGAAAATTTCTCTTATAACTAGCATAGCTTTGCTTGCTGCTTCATCACTTATGGCAAAAGAAGTCAAAGTAGGCGTCATCATGCCTATAACTGGCGCAGTTGCGGCTTATGGTCAAACAGCTTGGGCTGGTATCGAAATGGCAAACAAACTAGAACCAACACTAAAAAACGGCGATACTGTCAAACTAGTCTTAGTAGACAATAAAGGCGATAAAGTAGAAACTACAACAGCTGCAACCAGACTTGTAACAGATGATAAGGTAGCTGGACTAATCGGTGCTATGGTCACAGGCAACACTCAACAAGTCTTGCAAATCGCAGATGAGAAAAAAGTGCCTATGATAGCTCCAGCAGCGACAGCTGATAAGCTACTTGACCGTGCAAAATACGGTGCTAGAGTTACTTTCATGGATTCATTTCAAGGAACTAGCTTTGCTACTTACGCAGCAAAAAGCTTAAATCTAAAAACAGCAGTTGTAGTAGTAGATCAATCGACTTCATACTCAATAGGTCTTGCAAAAGCCTTTAAAAAACAATATGAAAAAGACGGTGGCAAAATCCTAAAAGAGCTTAAAATAAGCAGTGGCGACAAAGATTTTAAAGCTATAGTTTCTCAAATAGGTAGCCTAAATCCAAGCCTTGTTTATATGCCATTTTATCATCCAGAAGCTGCTTTAATAGTCCGCCAAGCAAAACAAATCGGACTAAATACTCAGTTTGCTAGTGGAGATGGTGTATCAAATGACACATTTATCGAGCTTGCAGGAGACGCAGCAAATGGATACTTCTACACTGACGCATTTGATAGCACAAATCCTCCAACAGCTAAAAGTAAAGAGTTTGTCGCAGCCTATGTAAAAGAAAAAAACAGTAGCGATATTCCAGGATTTACAGCTCTTGGGGCTGATTCATACTTTCTTATGATAGATGCGATGAATCGCTGCGAAAACCCAGAAGACAAAGAGTGCGTAAATAAACAAATCAAAAGCACAAAAAACTTTGAGGGAGTTTCTGGTATCATAAACATTGATCCAAAAGGAAACGCCGTACGTTCTGTCGTAATAAAAGAGATTAAAGGTGGAAAAGCAGTTTATAAAGATACTGTAAATCCGTAA
- a CDS encoding phosphatidylglycerophosphatase A family protein has translation MQKLFLTFFGVGLLKPAPGTWGSIAGAVIALPILFYIGDQTLFMASILLFLASIKIINDYESKTNEHDQSHIVIDEVAGVWLAMAISGASWTQIILSIAFFRLLDITKPSIIGRIDKNVKGGLGVMGDDMVAGLFAGLLSAISYKLITSF, from the coding sequence ATGCAAAAACTATTTTTAACATTTTTTGGCGTGGGTCTACTAAAACCAGCGCCAGGGACGTGGGGAAGCATAGCTGGAGCCGTGATCGCTCTGCCTATACTTTTTTATATTGGGGATCAAACTCTTTTTATGGCTTCAATATTGCTATTTTTAGCCTCTATAAAAATCATAAACGACTACGAAAGCAAAACAAACGAGCATGATCAAAGCCATATTGTTATAGATGAAGTGGCTGGAGTTTGGCTTGCTATGGCTATTAGTGGAGCGAGCTGGACACAGATTATTTTGAGTATTGCGTTTTTTAGACTGCTTGATATAACAAAACCAAGCATAATTGGTAGAATTGATAAAAATGTCAAAGGTGGTCTTGGCGTAATGGGCGATGATATGGTAGCTGGACTTTTTGCTGGACTATTAAGTGCTATAAGTTACAAGCTTATAACTAGCTTCTAA
- a CDS encoding ABC transporter ATP-binding protein encodes MINVKNLHVYYGMIEAVKGINFSVETGQIVSLIGSNGAGKTSTLNALVNSVKRTGEINFLGYETKRHATHTIVKSGIALVPEGRRVFINLTVEENLKMGAFNNHENYEHLRDAMYDFFPRLKQKRNQLAGTLSGGEAQMLAISRALMSEPKLLMLDEPSLGLAPKIVGEVFDIIVKLKEEGITILLVEQNAFLALKISDYAYVLENGHIVMEGLAKDMIGNSEIKRKYLGA; translated from the coding sequence ATGATAAATGTTAAAAATTTGCACGTGTATTATGGTATGATAGAAGCAGTTAAAGGCATAAACTTTAGCGTCGAAACTGGTCAAATAGTAAGTCTAATTGGCTCAAATGGTGCTGGAAAAACCTCTACATTAAACGCTCTTGTAAATTCAGTCAAAAGAACTGGAGAGATAAATTTCTTAGGCTATGAGACCAAACGCCACGCCACTCACACTATAGTAAAAAGCGGAATAGCACTAGTGCCTGAGGGCAGGCGTGTATTTATAAATTTAACCGTAGAAGAAAACCTAAAAATGGGGGCTTTTAATAATCACGAAAACTATGAGCATTTGCGTGATGCTATGTATGATTTTTTCCCACGTCTAAAACAAAAAAGAAATCAGCTTGCTGGCACACTAAGTGGTGGCGAAGCTCAAATGCTAGCTATTTCAAGAGCTTTGATGAGTGAGCCAAAGCTTCTTATGCTTGATGAGCCTAGTCTTGGACTAGCACCAAAGATAGTTGGCGAGGTTTTTGATATTATAGTCAAGCTAAAAGAAGAGGGTATCACGATACTTTTGGTAGAGCAAAATGCCTTTTTAGCTCTTAAAATTAGCGACTATGCTTATGTCTTAGAAAACGGCCATATAGTGATGGAAGGGCTGGCAAAGGATATGATCGGTAATAGCGAAATTAAAAGAAAGTATCTGGGCGCTTAG
- a CDS encoding response regulator gives MKVLIVENEIYLAQSISSKLADFGYSCEIATNTKDALKDDKYDVVLLSTGLIGGDFYPIIKKHSCSIIILLISYISSDTVSNPIKAGADDYIQKPFMIEELVRKIKLFQTHKKYQILNSTYEKIIESNYKSYTLPKYDFKKIKLPLMIISQRIQYTYSYVYFYAKETNMAYEQISAISDDFLATLKSHKSKAILHITDFDRLSIEERQEALSLISNQKIIISATSDLGLPNFNKFSIDSNKNLFEATEIFTIDEYVKHIIACYQDIFPDTELSKRLGISRKSLWEKRKKYDIAKKK, from the coding sequence ATGAAAGTTTTAATAGTAGAAAATGAAATTTATCTAGCCCAAAGTATCTCTAGCAAGTTAGCTGATTTTGGATATAGCTGCGAAATAGCAACAAACACAAAAGACGCGCTAAAAGATGATAAATACGACGTCGTACTGCTCTCAACTGGTCTTATTGGCGGGGATTTTTATCCTATTATCAAAAAGCATTCTTGTTCTATCATAATACTTCTTATCAGCTATATCAGTAGCGACACAGTATCAAATCCGATAAAAGCTGGAGCTGATGATTATATACAAAAGCCATTTATGATAGAAGAATTAGTAAGAAAAATCAAGCTATTTCAAACGCATAAAAAATACCAAATTTTAAACTCAACATACGAAAAAATAATAGAGTCAAACTACAAATCATACACACTTCCAAAATATGATTTCAAAAAAATCAAGCTACCTTTGATGATTATATCTCAAAGGATTCAATACACTTATAGCTATGTTTATTTTTACGCTAAAGAGACAAATATGGCTTACGAGCAAATTAGCGCTATAAGCGATGATTTTTTAGCTACCCTTAAATCACACAAATCAAAAGCCATACTTCACATCACAGACTTTGATAGGCTCTCAATAGAAGAGAGGCAAGAGGCTCTTAGCCTAATCTCAAATCAAAAAATCATCATCAGTGCAACCAGCGATCTAGGCTTGCCAAATTTCAATAAATTTAGCATAGATTCAAACAAAAATTTATTTGAAGCAACTGAGATTTTTACGATTGATGAGTATGTCAAACATATCATAGCTTGTTATCAAGATATCTTTCCTGATACTGAGCTATCAAAAAGACTTGGGATTTCAAGAAAGTCACTATGGGAGAAGAGAAAGAAGTATGATATCGCAAAGAAAAAATAA
- a CDS encoding ABC transporter ATP-binding protein — protein MILELRDISKHFGGVQAIAKTSFGVKKGEIFGLIGPNGAGKTTMFNIITGAYTPSSGEVVFNSQSLSNVKPHNIVHLGIARTFQNIRLFSSLSVLDNVLIGLNHDTKYSFIEAILHLGRFRKSEKMARDRAMGILDELGIAKFANESAKNLSYGSQRKVEIARALATSPKLLLLDEPVAGMNPSETEELANLIINLRDNKNLSILLIEHDMKFVNKLCDRVLVLDYGKVIFEGLPSQAVANKDVITAYLGDFLE, from the coding sequence ATGATACTAGAACTAAGGGATATAAGTAAGCATTTTGGTGGAGTTCAAGCCATCGCAAAAACTAGTTTTGGTGTCAAAAAGGGCGAGATATTTGGACTGATTGGGCCAAATGGCGCTGGCAAAACGACTATGTTTAACATCATAACTGGAGCATATACTCCAAGCAGCGGCGAAGTGGTCTTTAACTCTCAAAGCCTAAGCAATGTCAAACCACACAATATAGTGCATTTGGGTATAGCTAGAACATTTCAAAACATTAGGCTTTTTAGCTCACTTAGCGTTTTAGATAATGTCTTAATAGGGTTAAATCACGATACAAAATATAGTTTTATAGAAGCAATACTCCACCTTGGTAGATTTAGAAAATCTGAAAAAATGGCTAGAGATAGAGCTATGGGGATTTTAGATGAGCTTGGCATTGCTAAATTTGCTAATGAATCAGCTAAAAATCTAAGCTATGGAAGTCAAAGAAAAGTCGAAATCGCAAGAGCACTCGCAACTAGTCCAAAGCTGCTTTTACTCGATGAGCCAGTAGCTGGAATGAATCCAAGCGAGACTGAAGAGCTTGCAAATTTGATAATAAATTTAAGAGATAATAAAAATCTTAGCATTTTGCTAATCGAACACGATATGAAATTTGTCAATAAGCTTTGTGATAGAGTTTTGGTGCTGGATTACGGTAAGGTTATATTCGAGGGATTGCCAAGCCAGGCTGTGGCAAATAAAGATGTTATAACTGCTTATTTGGGGGATTTTTTAGAATGA